The DNA sequence TGATGATGATATTACTACCACTGCCCTTTACCGAGACATTACAATTGCAGCTGGTTGactaggttttgtttttgccttgTTCAGCTAAAGTAAACTCACTCAAAAATGCtttagaaaatgttgaaatgtttttttgtttcatataGGTAATTATTTCCTTAAAGAGATTAGTTGATtgattaaaacatttatttaaaaaaggaaggcAATAGAGAGCTAGCTCTCTTTTACAAGGACTCCCtgattacagtatatataaaacaattaaaGCACACGAAAGTTACAGTATAAATCAACAAATTATACAACGAACAGATCAAGGACATCAACATAAGGGACaacatcaattaaaaaaaaataatgcatcCAGTCTGATTGCTCTATGTCAATCAAAAGGGATTTAAATTGATTAAAAGGGATTAGTCTAATTTTACAAGTTTCTGCGATTGTTCCACTTGTGTGGAGCATAGTATTTAGGAGCCAGTTCCCCAATCTCAGTATTAACTTGATGATTTCGAGGACCAAATAGTCTTGGGACCTGGTGCAGGGTGAAATTGATCTAGTTAAAAAGACATGTTAGAGACCCAGGTAGTTTGCCAAGAagtgttttgtaaaataaatagaatGTGGTGGCGTTCTCTTCTCACTGCCAACGACTGCCACCCAACTTTCTCATGTTGTAAACAACGATGCCTTCTAAAAGCCATCCCCAGCTATGAACCTCACGGCTGAATGTGACAATCACTTGGTGAGACTCTTGCTTTCCTCTCTATCCTTCCTCTCAGAGTGCAGATATGTGGCGGTGGATCTGGCGGGTCACGGTCTGTCGTCACATCGTAGTCCTGGAGTTTTCTACTCTTTTCCGGCGTATGTGATGGACGTACGCAGAGTTGTTGACGGTGTGTGAGTTTGAGTTCCACATGTTGCAGGACGACTTtctatatattaaaaaaactgatttgTGATATATTTAAACAATACCACCCAGCTCGTATTGCAGTTAAACCGCAGTAGTGACGTTGTCTTTCAACTAAAAACAGCCTCTGTTTTCTGTGATGAGATATGAATTCTGTTTGATGATCTGTGAAATGACTCCCACAGCTCTGCAGTGGAGCAAATTCTCCATCATAGGCCACAGTATGGGTGAGTGCAGCTTTACGGCAGAATTAgagcaattaaaatgtttgtgttatgttataTTTATTTGTACTCTTTcgttctttctttttgttttttaggtgGCAACGTTGCTGGAATGGTAAGTGACATGGCCATGACAGGATACGATTTTCACACGATATACTGACTCTGTAGAGAGTATTGTGGTGTTTATTCCGTATTGTGTCTTCCACAGTTCAGTTCACTGTATCCTGAGATGGTGGATGCTGTCGTACTGCTGGACTCATATGGATTCTTTCCTACAGATAAGGTACATGAACAGTTATTAAATCTACTACAATCTAATCTAGACTACAGGGCTGTCATTTGTTTTAGTTAAGGGTGAAGAAAAATACGATGTCTTTTGTAGTTgtgaaatattacatttattaacaCCAGGCTTCAGAACAATTTCATAAATCCTCCCACAGAATTCATTgttaatttagatttttataGTCCTACTATAGAAGCAAGCATTTACTTTAATgctttttatttcacatttcacatCAAACTATCTGCACAACTACCAGTCACAAAAACCTAAAGCCTGCAGGTcttgaaagtcatcaaaaacacttaattttcctggggaaaaaaaaccttggaagatatttaaaaaacacactCATTCATGTTCATTTTATGACACGTATCCAGGTTGCTTAATATATAatcattatttttgttaaatacgGCAAAGAagtataaaaaaacatgatataataataaataattctaAGTCATATGGTCCATACTGGAATTAAAAAGTGGGTACAGACAAGTTGCTTAGTTATAGAGTTAAAATGTATTGTTGAAAAAACACCACACTTTTACAGGAGTTCCCGCTAGGAGAGAACGTCTCTAGTGTACACTGTAAAAGACTTCATATCGCTGTGTAATGAATTTTAGATTGTGAGTAAATGGAAAAAATATACAGGTTGTGTGACATTTAAGAAATGCTTTTAGTCACCAGTGTAATTGAATCTGACACCATTTTGTCCTCTGTGTTTAGCATGATATTATTGCCTTACACTTACTCCATAATAATTCACAAAGAGCTGTGCTGTACAGTCCACTCTTGTCAGTAGCTTTGAATTGCTTACCTCATCATCTGTCTGTTTTcttgcagaaagaaatgttGAAAGTGATGAGGCAAGGGATGGATCAGATGGTTCAGTTTGAAAAAATGACGGAAGATAAGAAGAGAAGAGTTTACACTTATGCAAATGCAGTAGAGAGGTGTTGCAccttttgtattttatgttgttttacAACGAATACTGAACATCCACTCATCCAGTTATGCTGTTTGTACAAGGGTTTTCTACAAAAGCCTTTCATTTCTTTCAGGCTGATGGCTGCCAACCCGACTCTGTCTGAACGGTCTGTGCACATCCTTTTAGAGCGAGGTCTAGTTCAAGTTGAAGGAGGTACGTCTTTATCTTCCTCTtctctgcttttatttttgtcatggGCACGCCTCATAGAACCAAATTAGTTCACCCTCCTCTCTGAATGTTTTTACTCTTTCGCTGAAAATATAATGCAGTTTTCTCTTGCAGGTGTGGCGTTTACCCGAGACCTCCGTATTAATCTGGTAGGTTTTTGCTGAACTGCTCCAACTCATCACTTTACATTTTTATCCCTCCCACAGGTGTCATATGCAGCCCATAAAATGCATGGACAGTATTGTACATTGTAttgccttcctttttttttcagaaaaatatAACGCGCATCAGTTTGGAGCAGAGTCTGGAATTGCAGTCAGGGATTCAAGCCTCTGTTCTAGTTATTCTGTAAGTTATTCCTCTACCTCACATTTCATTATTGCAGTACATGACCTAAAGTGCAATACTAGTTAATTGTACCTCACTGAATATACAtacagtctttttcttttctttcttcttgtcTTTCCAGAGCAGAGGACGgctttgagaaaatgtttagtGAACCCGAGCAAAAGAAATTCACATCAGCAATTCTCCAGGCCTATAGGGACAGAAATGTGAGTGTGTTTATGAAAAGTAGGTAGGCTTGATGGTTATTTTTAACCGTTAAGCCTTTGAGTGTTTGTAATTGTGCctagtagacagacagacagacagacggctGCACAGATACTAAAGTAGCTGCGAGTGTGAACTCAATGTCTCAGGGGCAgcagaaatctttttttttttttttttttttttttaaagattttttgttTCGGGCTTTTATTTccataggacagctgaagacatgaaaggggagagagagggggaatgacatgcagcaaagggccgcaggtctgagtcgaacccgcggccgttgcgtcgaggagtaaacctctatatatgtgcgcctgctctaccaactgagctaacccggccacaggCAGCAGAAATCTTTATAGCTGTGAACCTCAACGCCAACCCACATACTGGAGCTTGGTCAAGTGTTGCTGATGAGAGAGAACAGAAGATGTGCGTCAACTAAACGTCTCCGGTGATGGTCTCTTTCCAAGTCAGCTGGTGATGACGATGTAGCTGCTGCTTGGAATATCAGAATACTAATGATAATATAGAATGATACTAATGATTTCTTAAAGTGGCTATAATCGATATTTCTACTGTATAATGTGACAATGTGATGTCCcgacagagaattatcacccgaATCTGCAGCTGCCCTCGGCTTTACCGAGctttttcagctcattgtttaagTTCACTCTCGCTGCTCTCATAGTgtcgttttcagcagcagcaggcagccattttcagtaaaaaaaacaaaaaaatgctcTAAAAACCCGATGCACTACCTTGTCAGCACCAAATGGCAGGCAGACACAGTAAGAGACTACCTGGAGCATTTAGAAGCTAAAGATGTCCaagtttccctcaggagttggtgaatTTGAGTGAATATTGAACTTACAACGCCAGGCCAATACAAAACGTCAAATAAACGTATAgttaacctttgtgttgtcctttgggtcccgGTGACCCTTTAACAAGGGTTAAAAGATGATATGTCAACGTTGTGTTCGCAACTTGtttttctgctgcccccaagtgtaCAAAATAAATCAGTGATTGCAGGTTAAAATGTGAAATCTTTCACACTTGTTtaattgtctctgtctctttcctttAGCACGCGGTGGTGACCGTACCAGGTGATCATCACGTCCATCTGAATGATCCTAAAGCTGTCGCTCCACTTGTGTCTGACTTCCTGCAGACCAAAGTGTTGACACAGCCAGCCCGACAAACAGCTGAACAGACCTCGAAGTTATagcaaacacaaaaaacattggTTTTGCCTTAAGTAATATTACACTGCTGATTTTAACATAACATTTGTTTGTATTCATATTGTACTGTTTACACTCACCTTGGTGCTAAAACCTGTCAACCAGCTATGTAAGCATAACTCATGTTACTTTTGCTGAGCGCCTTTAAGtatttaatgcattttaataGATATTTAATAGCCGCTTGTCTTTAACTCCAGAGGGTCTGTGAAATAGTGAAGGGGGGTGTTGGGTAAGTTGAAGAGACaaatcagcaaaaaaaacagccaaaagAGCTGAGCATGAAGGGAAGGACTCAGCCAGCCAGTGCCATTAAGCATGGCCGTTCACTGTGTTTACCTTCATTAACTCTCCTGAATCGATACCAAGCTCCATAACCACACAGACCTTTACACACATCACACTGGTCCGTTACAACTCTACTCAGCCAGAGATTTCACCGCTCTCAGTTGAGATGGATGGCAAAGCGCTGCGGTGTTAGCCCATAGCAGACCTTTCCATTGCTCATAGCTTATTCCTGACAGAACACCACGGTGATTTTCAGACTGCTTGCATGTTTTCTTCAGCCTCACATTGTTGAAATGGAGCAGCTAATATCGGTAGCGAGAGCAAGAAGTTAGCAGACTGCCAAGACtgcacctctctctctgctctgcttCAAGGGTGTGTCCCTAAAGCCCTGCCCTTGGTGAAACAGGGAGATCAAAGGAGAGGACAGCAAAATGCAGTAAAGATTcactgagctgaaatggaaacactgcgCTTCATTTTGAAGGATTCTGTTATTCTacagtattaaaaacaaaacaaatctctTAATCCTACAATATAAAACCGAATACCTACCCAACGAATAAATATCCGAAAAGTGAAAAGGTTCAAAAAGTCAACATTAGCTTTGTAAAGATAGATGGCTAAGCCGTTGTATTGGACTGCATTAGATCATACAGGAGTAATAAAGATCTTAGTTATTTAGACTATACTGAACTCTATTCTGAGCTTGGTGTCTTCCTGCTGCCCTGCAGTTCAGACTGCTGTGTATTAGCAGGCAGAAGGTATAGGATCACCTTGTAGCTGCTGTCTTTGAGGATTGTTTAAAATGCACAGGTGTCTTAGAAGTCCGCTGCCTGTTGTTAATATTTTATCAGTTGCTCAGTTTCTCTGAAGCGTGTCCTCATGTTTAATCTCAAAAGGTAGTAAGCTGTGGGAAGAAAGTGTGTGTACCTGAGTGCCACAGTGGGAGCAGAGGATGAATATGAACTCATCAAGTACTGTCACACAGTATAttgtttacagcatttaaacTATGTTAAtaaaggcttttattttggaggaTCATCTGTTGGAAATCTATGAAACTACAATTCcttaaatttttttatgtaatgtaATCTTTAATCATTTTACAATTGACCATCATCTATCTTTGCTTTTTCTGTGATctacttttaaatatttaaaatgaatgtatttTTCAGGCTATTGTAAATATTTacccatatacagtatgttaggATATTGTTGCacagttttcctttttttttctaaaatgcaaataaaatttattttgaTGATTTCCTGATTTCCATCCAATAAATCGTTAAAGATGCATGCAGTTGTTTGACAGCTGTTGAAAGGCTGTGGACAATTATTGAAATCagatatgtaaaataaataattggagCACGGAAGACCTTTTGGTAGAGGGAAAACCATGTCTTGCCGAATTGTTGATATTGagttatatgtatttataactATTGTAGCAATGTCACttttgccattaaaaaaaactatgaaggGGTGCCATAGTGGAacatttttttctactttctgTAATCAGTATCAAATGCTGactggaaaaacaaaacatcttaGATATTTAATTCCATATCATAGCTATCACTCCATTAATTTATCAGAGTGATATTCATAAAGGATCATTTGTGCAGGAAGTGCAGCATGGAAGTGAGCACTTTCCTACTTTGTGTAGGCCTACGGAAATAATAATTTTGTGTTAAGGCTTTAGAAGTTCTTGTTTGATGGTTTGGTTCAGCAATTCCTTTGACTCCTGATTTAGTGCGATGGGTATGATTAAAGGTGACGGAGTTATTCTAATGCATTGGGtaaataaaatgacagagaTACTGTTCCTAAAAGTCTATTGGCAGTTTGTAAGATTAATCTCTATATAGGAAAAATAGACACAGGTGAAAATAATCAGCTGTTCACCTAGTAGCGGCGCTGCCTAAAAGACCGAACTGAGGGAATAAAAGGCATGCCACTGTGGTGCTCTATCGTTCTGATGCAGCAGAGAGCCAGAGGACACGGAAATTACGTGTTTACGGTTAGTTTGTTTAGAGATGCGAGTGCTACTGCAAACTTTACGAGGCGTTAGATACTGTGCAACATCAACTACAATGGCTAAAGAAGGTAACAAAGTCAGATGTGGAGACTTTAATAATTAGTGTACAGTCAGAGATCTACAGCAGTTGAAATCACTGATATCCACTTGTTTACTAGTTTGGGATTTCAACATCCagtacttttctttttctttttttttcatataacgTTGTGCCAGTAATGGTGCTGTTGttcatttctgttttctcttAGCTGTCAAATCTTTGTGCATGAGCTGCACACTTTATTTTCATGGATGTAGTTCGATCGTGTGAAATTAGTTAAATCGTTTCTTGCTCCCGGttgaaatatataatattagtcGTTCATTTTAAGTGTTTGAGCTGTTATTTCTCAGTAATTATTGTGTTTGATCTGCAGACTTTGTGATGTGTCCCAGTTTCAGAGCTCTGTGTCCCGGTTCCATGGGGAGAGATCAGAGGGAAAGTCTGGGGTCCTGATCACGGTCGCCCCGTGCTGTGCCTGCACGGCTGGGCTGACAACTGTGGTACATTCAACACCCTCATTCCCCTTCTGCCCAAAGGTAGCTAGCTAATGCATTACTGGCTATTAATGAGACTTTCTATTAACAAAACAGGGTAACGCTTTATTTCATTGGTCTGACTGCAA is a window from the Perca fluviatilis chromosome 1, GENO_Pfluv_1.0, whole genome shotgun sequence genome containing:
- the LOC120567218 gene encoding serine hydrolase-like protein encodes the protein MLQALKSVRHLQSSAMKHAVSELCVPVPWGELRGKVWGPNHGRPVLCLHGWADNCGTFNSLIPLLPKECRYVAVDLAGHGLSSHRSPGVFYSFPAYVMDVRRVVDALQWSKFSIIGHSMGGNVAGMFSSLYPEMVDAVVLLDSYGFFPTDKKEMLKVMRQGMDQMVQFEKMTEDKKRRVYTYANAVERLMAANPTLSERSVHILLERGLVQVEGGVAFTRDLRINLKNITRISLEQSLELQSGIQASVLVILAEDGFEKMFSEPEQKKFTSAILQAYRDRNHAVVTVPGDHHVHLNDPKAVAPLVSDFLQTKVLTQPARQTAEQTSKL